From the genome of Latilactobacillus curvatus JCM 1096 = DSM 20019:
CATTTCGAGAACTTGATCATGGGCATGATTTCTATGCCACTCAAACCACAGTTGTGCCAGATGGTCGCCGGATTCTTTTCGGTTGGTTGGCAATGTGGGAAAGTATAATGCCTGAACAAGCGGATGGCTGGGCAGGGGCCCTAACATTTCCACGAGAGATAACGGTCAAGGAGATAAAGTGTTGATGACCCCAGTGAGAGAAGTGGCGCAGTTGCGCGAAACATGCTTGTTAGACACGACGGGTACTAACAATTTTCAAGCACCAACTAAGAGCATCGAATATCTAGGCAATTTTGCAAGTCAGCAGAATGTCGGCTTGAAAGTCATCGATGTCAGCAATCAAGTTTTAATCGACTTACAATATGATGCACAAGCTAAAACAGTCGCGTTACAAAAGTATAATGATGATCAACCACGGATTGCGACGGTTGAAGTGACGAATCAATTTGATATTCATTGCTTAATCGATACCAGTTCGATTGAAATTTTTGTTAATAATGGTGAAGCTTGCTTCTCAGAACGAATTTATAGTGAAAATGATATCCGTATCGAGACAGATAGTGTATCAGAAAAAGACACCGTTAGAATTTATCAACTTGGAGGAATGATGTAATGTTATTAGGTAGTATTGAAGCAGGCGGGACTAAATTTGTTTGTGCCGTTGGTAACGACGATTATCAAGTGAAGGATAAGATTCAAATTCCAACGACAACCCCAGCCGAAACGTTAGGTAAAGTGGTCGACTATTTCAAGCGGTTTGAAATTGATGCTTTAGGGATTGCTACGTTTGGCCCAATCGAAGTTCGTACGACTTCACCTAAGTATGGGTATATCACTTCAACACCTAAACCGGGCTGGAAGGATACTGATTTCTTAGGTTTCCTCAAAAAATCAATTGATGTGCCAATGTCATGGACCACGGATGTGAATGGTTCAGCTTATGGCGAATTCACAATGGCGACCCTCTTCAACGAAAAAATTAATTCACTTGTTTATTATACAATCGGGACTGGTGTTGGTGCTGGGGCAGTTATTAACGGTCAACTCGTGGGGGGGATCGGTCATCCAGAGATGGGGCATGTTCTTTTGAAACGTCATCCTGACGATTTAGGATTTAAAGGGATTTGTCCGTTTCATGGTGACTGTTTAGAGGGATTAGTTGCGGGGCCAACATTTGAAGCCCGGACTGGTAAAAAAGGGGCAGAAGTGCCTTTAACTGATCAGACTTGGGATGTTTTAGCCTATTATATCGCACAAGCTGCGCTTCAAACGACGCTTACACTACGGCCAAACAAGATTGTCTTTGGGGGCGGTGTTACCAATTCGGTGTTGTTAGAAAAAGTACGGACAGAATTCGCTAAATTATTAAATGATTATGTTCAGGTACCGCCACTCGATAAATATCTAACGATGCCTAGTGTTCCGAATAATGGTTCAGCAAATGTCGGCAACTTTGCGCTAGCTGCTAAATTATTGGTTGGTTAATTTGAAAATATTGGAGGAAAAAATCATGACAGAAGCATATTATTATGACGTCACAAATTGGCCTATTGGGAATCCTTTTGAAGATGTTGGATAAGTGATCAACAGTATGATCGAAGATATTAAGAAGAAACAGAATAATCGTGATTTAAACGAAGGGGGTAAGCCAGGTGCAGTGATTTATTTACCACCTGCTGATTATCACTTAAAAACCCAAGTTTTAATTGATATCAGTTTTCTTAAAATTATGGGGTCTGGTCACGGTTTTACCTCTTCAAGTATTCGTTTTAATGTGCCGGAAGAAGATGTGCCTAATTTACACGAATTATGGCCAGGGGGCAGTCGAATTTTAGTAGATCTTGAAACGACACTAGATGCACCTGAAATTGAGGGTGCGGCCTTTGTGGTTAAACGGGATGGCGATCCACGGATTAGTTCGGTTGAATTCAATAATTTCTGTATCGATGGCTTACACTTTATCGATGATGGAAAGGGTGAACCGAATGTTGAAAATACTTACGTCAACGGTAAGACTGGGATTTATGTGGCGAGTGCGCAAGATTCATTCTTGATCTCAGATATGGGTCTGGTTTACCTTGAACACGGCGTCACGATTTATAATGCAGATGCTTTAACCATCCATAATAACTTCATTGCTGAATGTGGCAATTGTATTGAATTACGTGGTTGGGGGCAAGCTTCTAAAGTGACGAATAACTTGATGGGGGCCGGCTTTAAAGGTTATTCCATCTATGCTGAACACTTTGCGCAACTCTTAATCAGTAGCAATAATATTTTTCCACGAGGCGCAAGTACAATTGAACTTAATAGTGTTACTCGCTCATCAATTGTCGGTAACATCTTGCACGCGTTCTATGCCGGCATGGTAATTTTTAAAGCCAGTTGTTCTGAAAACCTGGTTTCAAGTAATCACTTTTTACACGATCATGAACCTTGGATACCAATGCAATCCCATGACAATGGCTTAGATGATCTATTCGGTTTATTAACGATTGAAGGTAATCATAATTCAATCATTGGCAATCATTTCTCAGAAATTCTAGACCAGGAAAACATTAAACCATTGGGTGCTAAACCAGTGATTATCCGCTTAGTAAAGGGAAATCATAATTACGTGGCAACCAATAATGTCGTGGCAACTGAGGCCCATTCAGAAAGTGGTGATTCAGCCTTTGCTGCGCAAGTCGATTCACTATTAACAACGGAAGTTTCGG
Proteins encoded in this window:
- a CDS encoding GH32 C-terminal domain-containing protein — protein: MTPVREVAQLRETCLLDTTGTNNFQAPTKSIEYLGNFASQQNVGLKVIDVSNQVLIDLQYDAQAKTVALQKYNDDQPRIATVEVTNQFDIHCLIDTSSIEIFVNNGEACFSERIYSENDIRIETDSVSEKDTVRIYQLGGMM
- the scrK gene encoding fructokinase ScrK, coding for MLLGSIEAGGTKFVCAVGNDDYQVKDKIQIPTTTPAETLGKVVDYFKRFEIDALGIATFGPIEVRTTSPKYGYITSTPKPGWKDTDFLGFLKKSIDVPMSWTTDVNGSAYGEFTMATLFNEKINSLVYYTIGTGVGAGAVINGQLVGGIGHPEMGHVLLKRHPDDLGFKGICPFHGDCLEGLVAGPTFEARTGKKGAEVPLTDQTWDVLAYYIAQAALQTTLTLRPNKIVFGGGVTNSVLLEKVRTEFAKLLNDYVQVPPLDKYLTMPSVPNNGSANVGNFALAAKLLVG
- a CDS encoding NosD domain-containing protein, which codes for MINSMIEDIKKKQNNRDLNEGGKPGAVIYLPPADYHLKTQVLIDISFLKIMGSGHGFTSSSIRFNVPEEDVPNLHELWPGGSRILVDLETTLDAPEIEGAAFVVKRDGDPRISSVEFNNFCIDGLHFIDDGKGEPNVENTYVNGKTGIYVASAQDSFLISDMGLVYLEHGVTIYNADALTIHNNFIAECGNCIELRGWGQASKVTNNLMGAGFKGYSIYAEHFAQLLISSNNIFPRGASTIELNSVTRSSIVGNILHAFYAGMVIFKASCSENLVSSNHFLHDHEPWIPMQSHDNGLDDLFGLLTIEGNHNSIIGNHFSEILDQENIKPLGAKPVIIRLVKGNHNYVATNNVVATEAHSESGDSAFAAQVDSLLTTEVSAPIDVTTVLVEAEAVQNTILDSGTEAQVVLDTRMNAFRATPAI